One Myxococcus stipitatus DNA segment encodes these proteins:
- a CDS encoding ATP-binding protein codes for MRLRTRLALAFALLALVPLAVVVLPTLSRLRDTLSRELDARMQAATTSAQEALERSGATARRAVEELVDSPAMEDLARDAREHPTRAIQAGTAGALMKTRGLTVLSLFDNDGRVLSSGHLPARRGDPDPALFHVTRVKASRPLPVRVEVRTPSGLRQLPALVTARPVDYGDLRLWVVGGVLLDEGLTQHLARLTQARVSLLAEGAEVAVAGDAAPPTVARELPLGEAATVRLVFSRAAAREAEEGVMRAFLLLAGLGGAFAVLLGLLVSRWMTRPVEALTEGARRVAEGALDVRVESDATGEVGELVKTFNHMTSELKATTERLVASERIAAWQEVARRLAHEIKNPLTPIRMSLETLLAAQEARHPRFPELFKESAGVVLEEVDRLRRIVDEFSRFARMPKPQLAPVDLSELTQSVLALYATPPPGIEVQPSLQTGVVARVDRDMLTQVLVNLVKNAEEAMADKGGSLRVRVKGTEADAIIEVEDSGPGIPPENRARIFEPYFTTKEGGTGLGLAIAARILQEHGGKLEAGGEPGRGARFSVVLPRAEGATPAG; via the coding sequence ATGCGGTTGAGGACGCGCCTGGCGCTGGCCTTCGCGCTGCTCGCGCTGGTGCCCCTGGCCGTGGTGGTGCTCCCCACGCTCTCGCGGCTGCGCGACACACTGTCGCGGGAGCTGGATGCGCGCATGCAGGCGGCCACCACCAGCGCCCAGGAGGCGCTGGAGCGCTCGGGGGCCACGGCCCGCCGGGCGGTGGAGGAGCTGGTGGACAGCCCCGCCATGGAGGACCTGGCCCGCGACGCGCGCGAGCACCCCACCCGCGCCATCCAGGCCGGCACGGCGGGCGCGCTGATGAAGACGCGCGGCCTGACGGTGCTGTCGCTCTTCGACAACGACGGCAGGGTGCTGTCCTCCGGCCACCTGCCCGCCAGGCGCGGCGACCCGGACCCGGCCCTCTTCCATGTCACCCGGGTGAAGGCGTCGAGGCCGCTGCCCGTCCGCGTGGAGGTGCGCACCCCCTCCGGCCTGAGGCAGCTGCCCGCGCTCGTCACCGCGCGTCCCGTGGACTACGGCGACCTGCGGCTGTGGGTGGTGGGCGGCGTGCTGCTCGACGAGGGCCTCACCCAGCACCTCGCGCGCCTCACCCAGGCGCGGGTGTCGCTCCTCGCCGAGGGGGCGGAGGTGGCCGTGGCCGGGGACGCGGCGCCGCCCACCGTCGCGCGGGAGCTGCCCCTGGGTGAAGCGGCCACCGTGCGGCTGGTGTTCAGCCGCGCCGCCGCGCGCGAGGCGGAGGAAGGCGTCATGCGCGCCTTCCTGTTGCTGGCCGGGCTGGGGGGCGCGTTCGCGGTGTTGCTGGGGCTGCTGGTGTCGCGGTGGATGACGCGCCCGGTGGAGGCGCTCACCGAGGGCGCGCGGCGCGTGGCCGAGGGGGCGCTGGACGTGCGCGTGGAGTCGGACGCCACGGGCGAGGTGGGCGAGCTGGTGAAGACGTTCAACCACATGACGTCCGAACTGAAGGCCACCACGGAGCGGCTGGTGGCCAGCGAGCGCATCGCCGCGTGGCAGGAGGTGGCGCGGCGGCTGGCGCACGAAATCAAGAACCCGCTCACCCCCATCCGCATGTCGCTGGAGACGCTGCTCGCCGCGCAGGAGGCGCGCCACCCGCGCTTCCCGGAGCTCTTCAAGGAGAGCGCGGGCGTGGTGCTGGAGGAGGTGGACCGGCTGCGGCGCATCGTCGACGAGTTCAGCCGCTTCGCGCGCATGCCCAAGCCGCAGCTGGCGCCGGTGGACCTGTCCGAGCTGACCCAGAGCGTGCTCGCGCTCTACGCCACCCCGCCGCCGGGCATCGAGGTGCAGCCGTCCCTCCAGACGGGCGTCGTGGCGCGGGTGGACCGCGACATGCTGACGCAGGTGCTGGTGAACCTGGTGAAGAACGCCGAGGAGGCCATGGCGGACAAGGGCGGCAGCCTCCGCGTGCGCGTCAAGGGCACGGAGGCGGACGCCATCATCGAGGTGGAGGACAGCGGCCCGGGCATCCCCCCCGAGAACCGCGCCCGCATCTTCGAGCCCTACTTCACCACCAAGGAAGGCGGCACGGGGCTGGGCCTCGCCATCGCCGCGCGCATCCTCCAGGAGCACGGCGGCAAGCTGGAGGCCGGAGGGGAACCGGGGCGCGGCGCCCGCTTCAGCGTGGTGCTGCCCCGCGCCGAGGGCGCGACACCGGCGGGGTGA
- a CDS encoding peptide ABC transporter substrate-binding protein: MKRRVALAGLFLLASSPSLAASRPRYGGEVRVAHAGPPEVGEPALADTPLEATLLGLLSRPLCTASTQEAPRPALARALTRPTPQVLKVTLPNGAAASALARAWTRLSSTEGASPYRALLYPLRGEGRSISASGSTLELALAFPWPDLERALCHPALSAPVSSSPLGPFGAAGRGALEANLGWPQGRPYLDRLLLTATDERGLSRMWSARQVQVEMGVPAETGPVSGTPLHATYLAFSPRRLPADFRQAVESAIDREDLTRLFVRSPAVPMPHLLPPALMSQAARPRPVAPATAPARTVTLLYDSALEDQRAVAERIQVKLHERGYTVALEPLSRAALRARWARGDFELMLHALLLPPVPGPALAVVLDAGGRKDLLGVELPPIGLLQDASARDARARERALAVAPSVPLVPLYAQGLGVRVAPEVDGLEMDAQGLPMLDGLFLAPAEATATGGRP, from the coding sequence ATGAAGCGCCGTGTCGCCCTCGCGGGCCTCTTCCTCCTCGCCTCCTCGCCGTCCCTCGCCGCCAGCCGTCCCCGGTACGGCGGCGAGGTGCGCGTCGCCCACGCCGGCCCTCCGGAGGTGGGGGAGCCCGCGCTCGCCGACACGCCGCTGGAGGCCACGCTGCTCGGTCTCCTGTCGCGCCCCCTCTGCACCGCGTCGACGCAGGAGGCGCCTCGCCCCGCGCTGGCGCGAGCGCTGACACGGCCGACACCCCAGGTGCTGAAGGTGACGCTGCCCAACGGCGCCGCCGCGAGCGCGCTCGCCCGCGCGTGGACGCGGCTGTCCAGCACCGAGGGCGCCTCACCCTACCGCGCCCTGCTCTATCCGCTGCGCGGCGAGGGGCGGAGCATCTCCGCCAGCGGGAGCACCCTGGAGCTGGCGCTCGCCTTCCCCTGGCCGGACCTGGAGCGCGCCCTGTGCCACCCGGCCCTGTCCGCGCCCGTCTCGTCCTCGCCGCTCGGCCCCTTCGGCGCCGCGGGCCGTGGCGCGCTGGAGGCGAACCTCGGCTGGCCGCAGGGGCGGCCGTACCTGGACCGGCTGCTGCTCACCGCCACGGACGAGCGGGGGCTTTCGCGCATGTGGTCCGCGCGACAGGTGCAGGTCGAGATGGGCGTGCCGGCCGAGACGGGGCCGGTGTCCGGAACGCCGCTGCACGCCACCTACCTCGCGTTCTCGCCCCGGCGGCTGCCCGCGGACTTCCGACAGGCCGTGGAGAGCGCCATCGACCGCGAGGACCTCACCCGCCTGTTCGTGCGCAGCCCCGCCGTGCCCATGCCGCACCTGCTGCCTCCGGCGCTGATGTCCCAGGCGGCCCGGCCCCGCCCCGTGGCCCCGGCGACCGCGCCCGCGCGCACGGTGACGCTGCTCTACGACTCCGCCCTCGAGGACCAACGCGCGGTGGCCGAGCGCATCCAGGTGAAGCTGCACGAGCGCGGCTACACCGTGGCCCTCGAGCCCCTGTCCCGCGCCGCGCTGAGGGCGCGCTGGGCCCGGGGCGACTTCGAGTTGATGCTGCACGCGCTCCTGCTGCCGCCGGTGCCGGGCCCCGCGCTCGCGGTGGTGCTCGACGCGGGCGGGCGCAAGGACCTGCTCGGCGTGGAGCTGCCGCCGATCGGCTTGTTGCAGGACGCGAGCGCCCGCGACGCCCGCGCCCGGGAGCGCGCGCTCGCGGTGGCGCCCTCGGTGCCGCTGGTGCCGCTGTACGCGCAGGGGCTGGGCGTGCGCGTCGCGCCGGAGGTGGATGGGCTGGAGATGGACGCCCAGGGCCTGCCGATGCTGGACGGCCTCTTCCTCGCGCCCGCGGAAGCGACGGCCACGGGCGGCCGTCCGTGA
- a CDS encoding FG-GAP-like repeat-containing protein, with amino-acid sequence MSRALLLASLLAAHAAGAASNAPPPAEQGAAVPRLARELTDDLRALSAEAPVAVHLSGGTPELRRAVGSVLAARLAAADLSPIVLEAPTPEAAEVAARAQGARTLARLTLDVEAGALRARGDLLGTWVNFWSGRSPTRPPRPAGALSASVDADPEALALASVGGPPAPSTRPSEARGMRLLGATLARLESPVAALAAGDLDGDGKDEIAALTEHEVSVFAADGRLLARRELETLAPASVTTREPFGALAVLSGPPRLAAWSTRHAHGEVLTLDTARGVLKPVGVLDAAPLGPGERGAFIPGQTAFQPELRLADGKPFTAPAPFTTASLVAPRMLFVHPDATGTLYARAGAAPLRLSSLGAGSALGDLDGDGEPELVTTSPLLRPSPDVLRIHALQGTDTTTHEPLWQGPLPTGRALVVVTADLDGDDRREVVVGLWKPDGTTELFLLRQGAP; translated from the coding sequence GTGAGCCGAGCCCTGCTCCTCGCTTCGCTGCTCGCCGCGCACGCGGCGGGCGCCGCTTCCAACGCCCCGCCCCCCGCCGAGCAGGGCGCCGCCGTGCCCCGCCTGGCGCGCGAGCTGACCGACGACCTGCGCGCCCTGTCCGCGGAGGCCCCCGTCGCGGTCCATCTGTCGGGCGGCACGCCGGAGCTGCGCCGCGCGGTGGGCAGCGTCCTGGCGGCGAGACTGGCCGCCGCGGACCTGTCGCCCATCGTCCTCGAGGCCCCCACGCCCGAGGCCGCCGAGGTGGCGGCGCGCGCCCAGGGTGCTCGCACGCTGGCGCGACTGACGCTGGACGTGGAGGCGGGCGCGTTGCGCGCGCGCGGCGACCTGCTGGGCACCTGGGTGAACTTCTGGTCCGGCCGCTCGCCGACACGGCCGCCCCGCCCCGCGGGTGCCCTGTCGGCGTCGGTGGATGCCGACCCGGAGGCGCTCGCGCTGGCCTCGGTGGGCGGCCCGCCCGCGCCCTCCACGCGGCCCTCCGAGGCCCGGGGGATGCGGCTGCTGGGCGCCACCCTCGCGCGGCTGGAGTCCCCCGTGGCGGCGCTCGCGGCGGGAGACCTGGATGGCGACGGCAAGGACGAAATCGCCGCGCTGACCGAGCACGAGGTGTCCGTGTTCGCCGCGGACGGTCGGCTGCTGGCCCGACGGGAGCTGGAGACCCTCGCCCCCGCGAGCGTCACCACCCGCGAGCCCTTCGGCGCGTTGGCGGTGCTGTCCGGCCCCCCCCGGCTCGCGGCCTGGAGCACCCGCCACGCCCACGGAGAGGTGCTGACGCTCGACACCGCGCGCGGGGTGCTCAAGCCCGTCGGCGTGTTGGACGCGGCGCCGCTCGGCCCTGGAGAGCGGGGCGCCTTCATCCCGGGCCAGACGGCCTTCCAACCCGAGCTCCGGCTCGCGGATGGAAAGCCGTTCACGGCGCCCGCGCCCTTCACCACCGCGAGCCTCGTGGCGCCGCGCATGCTCTTCGTCCATCCGGACGCCACCGGCACGCTGTACGCGCGCGCCGGCGCGGCGCCGCTCCGGCTCTCCAGCCTGGGCGCGGGGAGCGCCCTGGGCGACCTCGACGGGGACGGCGAGCCCGAGCTCGTCACCACGTCCCCGCTGCTCCGCCCGTCGCCGGACGTGCTGCGCATCCATGCCCTCCAGGGCACGGACACGACGACCCATGAGCCGCTGTGGCAGGGGCCGCTGCCCACGGGCCGGGCGCTGGTCGTGGTGACGGCCGACCTGGATGGAGATGACCGCAGGGAGGTCGTCGTGGGCCTGTGGAAGCCGGACGGCACCACCGAGCTGTTCCTCTTGCGCCAGGGTGCGCCATGA
- a CDS encoding penicillin-binding protein 1A, translating into MNLAPVMPTPPDATPPSPAAAPPSAPPPGLGARIWRWTKRLLITGAVGLVLALLVGVGTYVYYSRDLPSVDALRTYELPQVTKVTCGDGSLCAEFAHEKRTVVRVEDLPPHVRDAFLAAEDADFYKHVGLDPFGIARAAIKNLIPGSRKSGASTITQQVVKNLLLTPERKLSRKIREWILTPRVEEALTKDQILGLYINQSYYGQRRYGLEEAALYYFGKHAKDLGLGEAAVLAGTVQSPHRINPVTNMTRAKSRQRYVLGQMAQHGFAPRDQVAAELDKPIVLAPRPEQAVGPYYTEEIRRTLIERYGEKAVMQGGLRVDIAMVPRLQRAAEQSVRAGLEAVDRRQGYRGPQGTLDAAQWERFRKLVVTRIEEAGRRQKDQGYVADLAPLAQATKSAQAPTEPPAATQEEDGVEEQRPDLASEEEEAPPSEEELLVASVRLKPLEEGLRLTGYVTEVDEKRNVARVDLVGRTAEVAFSSVTWARQKKRGAPRGIADVFAPGQLVYVRVLKAPPAPAFVEATLDQIPEVEGGLVVINPANRHVVALVGGYDSERSSFNRATQARRQPGSSFKPFLYAAAMASGRYTPLSQVNDAPETIRDPYTGKTWKPQNYDRQFEGPMTLRQALTKSKNTVSVRLIEALTPATVIDFARRAGIRSALPENLTLALGTGEVTMLEAVNAYATLQANGRHAEPLLLLRVRDSRGRVLEEHQPAFEETLPPAVAYLATSLMRSVVEEGTARAVRELNRPAAGKTGTTQESKDTWFSGYTADWVASAWVGFDNNAPLGSSETGGRAALPIWLQFMRVAHEGLPAREFEVPAGILQVRIDPATGLLAGASVPGRLEPFLEGTQPTAEAPPPGQVTTDEFFLDEGNRKGL; encoded by the coding sequence ATGAACCTGGCCCCTGTGATGCCCACACCTCCCGATGCCACCCCGCCGTCGCCCGCCGCGGCGCCTCCGTCCGCTCCGCCTCCGGGCCTGGGCGCCCGCATCTGGCGCTGGACGAAGCGCCTGCTCATCACCGGCGCGGTGGGTCTGGTGCTCGCGCTGCTCGTCGGCGTGGGCACGTACGTCTACTACAGCCGGGACCTGCCCTCCGTGGACGCCCTGCGCACCTACGAGCTGCCCCAGGTCACCAAGGTGACGTGCGGGGACGGCTCGCTGTGCGCCGAGTTCGCGCACGAGAAGCGCACGGTGGTGCGCGTGGAGGACCTGCCGCCGCACGTGCGCGACGCCTTCCTCGCGGCGGAGGACGCGGACTTCTACAAGCACGTGGGCCTGGACCCGTTCGGCATCGCGCGCGCGGCCATCAAGAACCTCATCCCCGGCAGCCGCAAGTCCGGCGCGTCGACGATCACCCAGCAGGTGGTGAAGAACCTGCTGCTGACGCCCGAGCGCAAGCTGTCGCGCAAGATTCGCGAGTGGATCCTCACCCCGCGCGTCGAGGAGGCGCTGACGAAGGACCAGATCCTCGGCCTCTACATCAACCAGTCGTACTACGGGCAGCGCCGCTACGGCCTCGAGGAGGCCGCCCTCTACTACTTCGGCAAGCACGCCAAGGACCTGGGCCTCGGGGAGGCCGCCGTGCTCGCGGGCACCGTGCAGTCCCCCCACCGCATCAACCCGGTGACGAACATGACGCGGGCGAAGTCGCGCCAGCGCTACGTGCTGGGGCAGATGGCCCAGCACGGCTTCGCGCCGCGCGACCAGGTGGCCGCGGAGCTGGACAAGCCCATCGTCCTCGCGCCGCGCCCCGAGCAGGCCGTGGGGCCGTACTACACCGAGGAGATCCGCCGCACGCTCATCGAGCGCTACGGCGAGAAGGCGGTGATGCAGGGCGGCCTGCGCGTGGACATCGCCATGGTGCCCCGGCTCCAGCGCGCCGCGGAGCAGTCCGTGCGCGCGGGGCTGGAGGCGGTGGACCGGCGCCAGGGCTATCGCGGTCCCCAGGGCACGCTGGACGCGGCGCAGTGGGAGCGCTTCCGCAAGCTCGTCGTCACCCGCATCGAGGAGGCCGGGCGCCGGCAGAAGGACCAGGGGTACGTGGCGGACCTGGCGCCGCTCGCCCAGGCGACGAAGAGCGCCCAGGCGCCCACCGAGCCCCCGGCGGCGACGCAGGAGGAGGACGGCGTGGAGGAGCAGCGCCCGGACCTGGCCTCCGAGGAAGAGGAGGCGCCGCCCTCCGAGGAGGAGCTGCTGGTGGCCTCGGTGCGGCTCAAGCCGCTGGAGGAAGGGCTGCGGCTGACGGGCTACGTCACCGAGGTGGACGAGAAGCGCAACGTGGCGCGCGTGGACCTCGTCGGCCGCACGGCGGAGGTGGCCTTCTCCTCGGTCACCTGGGCGCGGCAGAAGAAGCGCGGCGCGCCCAGGGGCATCGCGGACGTGTTCGCCCCAGGCCAGCTCGTCTACGTGCGCGTGCTGAAGGCCCCGCCCGCGCCCGCGTTCGTGGAGGCCACCCTGGACCAGATTCCCGAGGTCGAGGGCGGCCTGGTCGTCATCAACCCCGCCAACCGCCACGTGGTGGCGCTGGTGGGTGGCTATGACTCCGAGCGCTCGTCGTTCAACCGCGCCACGCAGGCCAGGCGCCAACCCGGCTCGTCCTTCAAGCCGTTCCTCTACGCCGCCGCCATGGCCAGCGGGCGCTACACCCCCCTGTCCCAGGTGAACGACGCGCCCGAGACCATCCGGGACCCGTACACGGGCAAGACGTGGAAGCCCCAGAACTACGATCGCCAGTTCGAGGGACCCATGACGCTGCGCCAGGCGCTCACGAAGTCGAAGAACACGGTGTCGGTGCGCCTCATCGAGGCGCTGACGCCGGCCACCGTCATCGACTTCGCGCGCCGCGCGGGCATCCGCTCCGCGCTGCCGGAGAACCTGACGCTGGCGCTGGGCACGGGCGAGGTGACGATGCTGGAGGCCGTCAACGCGTACGCCACGCTCCAGGCCAACGGCCGCCACGCGGAGCCGCTGCTGCTGCTGCGCGTGCGAGACTCGCGCGGCAGGGTGTTGGAGGAGCACCAGCCCGCGTTCGAGGAGACGCTGCCTCCCGCGGTGGCGTACCTCGCCACGTCGCTGATGCGCAGCGTGGTGGAGGAAGGCACCGCGCGCGCGGTGCGCGAGCTGAACCGGCCCGCCGCCGGCAAGACGGGCACCACGCAGGAGTCGAAGGACACGTGGTTCTCCGGCTACACGGCGGACTGGGTGGCCAGCGCGTGGGTGGGCTTCGACAACAACGCCCCGCTGGGCAGCAGCGAGACGGGAGGGCGCGCCGCGCTGCCCATCTGGCTCCAGTTCATGCGCGTGGCCCACGAGGGCCTGCCCGCGCGCGAATTCGAGGTGCCCGCGGGCATCCTCCAGGTGCGCATCGACCCCGCCACCGGGTTGCTCGCGGGGGCGTCCGTGCCCGGTCGCCTGGAGCCGTTCCTCGAGGGGACCCAGCCCACCGCGGAGGCCCCGCCGCCCGGCCAGGTGACCACCGACGAGTTCTTCCTCGACGAAGGCAACAGGAAGGGTCTGTGA
- a CDS encoding tetratricopeptide repeat protein, which yields MSTRTRKAPRRAVGITLPPTLRKSLLPACLAALGLVAWSDVPLPASLRPWLALAEQQQVPAARPPAARRSTSAPSVEVASMSTPETSTPALPEAPAPASVSEDPLTLPHEHGRRVDHLRRARTLRELGDLSGALTELRRALHDDSTDEEALEQLARLARLQGNAELAQLAYARLGGLLPEDAGPLVQQARLLVGLGRYAEAVRVGEEAVLRAPDDAEVYQVLGRAHLASNELAPAILRFQQAVHLEPEHGHALNNLGFAWLRAGENAKAAQVLERAAELLPHVAYVHNNLGVAWERLGRLEEARTAYATATRLSPRYVQARVNADRMGRVARVDVPTTEGLASPRAGAEPPLP from the coding sequence ATGAGCACCAGGACGAGGAAGGCCCCCCGCCGCGCCGTGGGCATCACCCTGCCCCCCACGCTGAGGAAGTCGCTGCTGCCCGCCTGCCTCGCCGCGCTCGGACTCGTCGCCTGGAGCGACGTGCCGCTCCCCGCCTCCCTGCGGCCCTGGCTCGCCCTCGCCGAGCAGCAACAGGTCCCCGCCGCCCGGCCTCCCGCCGCGCGGCGGAGCACGTCAGCCCCCTCGGTGGAGGTCGCCTCGATGTCCACCCCGGAGACGTCCACGCCCGCCCTGCCCGAGGCCCCCGCCCCGGCGAGCGTCTCCGAGGACCCGCTCACGCTGCCCCACGAGCACGGCCGCCGCGTGGACCACCTGAGGCGCGCGCGCACGCTGCGCGAGCTGGGGGACCTCTCCGGCGCGCTCACCGAGCTGCGCCGCGCGCTCCATGACGATTCCACCGACGAGGAGGCGCTGGAGCAGCTGGCCCGGCTCGCGCGGCTGCAGGGCAACGCCGAGCTGGCGCAGCTCGCGTACGCGCGGCTCGGCGGCCTGCTGCCCGAGGACGCCGGCCCCCTCGTCCAGCAGGCCCGACTGCTGGTGGGTCTGGGACGCTACGCGGAGGCGGTGCGCGTGGGCGAGGAGGCGGTCCTCCGCGCCCCGGATGACGCGGAGGTGTATCAGGTGCTCGGCCGGGCCCACCTGGCGAGCAACGAGCTGGCCCCCGCCATCCTCCGCTTCCAGCAGGCGGTCCACCTGGAGCCCGAGCACGGCCACGCGCTCAACAACCTGGGCTTCGCCTGGCTGCGCGCGGGCGAGAACGCGAAGGCGGCCCAGGTGCTGGAGCGTGCCGCCGAGCTGCTGCCCCACGTGGCCTACGTCCACAACAACCTCGGCGTGGCCTGGGAACGGCTGGGCCGGCTGGAGGAGGCCCGCACCGCCTACGCCACCGCGACCCGGCTGTCGCCCCGCTACGTGCAGGCCCGCGTCAACGCGGACCGCATGGGCCGTGTCGCCCGCGTCGACGTGCCCACGACCGAGGGGCTCGCGAGCCCTCGCGCCGGGGCCGAGCCGCCGCTGCCGTGA
- the xth gene encoding exodeoxyribonuclease III has protein sequence MKIATWNVNSVRARQERLLEWLKTAQPDVVCLQELKCTEEDFPMEAVREAGYHAAVNGQKTYNGVAILAKEEPRDVVKGLSDGVDDTHARLIAATVGGIRVVSAYAPNGQSVDSPQYEYKLEWYGRLRRYLDTRHKPDEPLVLGGDWNVAPEDIDTYDPKEWEGQTLFTLKERDALQRLCAFGLTDAYRKLYPDTQRFSWWDYRMLAFPKNKGLRIDHLYVTAPLASRLAGADTDREARKGKQPSDHAPVWLELRD, from the coding sequence ATGAAGATCGCCACCTGGAACGTGAACTCGGTGCGAGCCCGGCAGGAGCGGCTGCTCGAATGGTTGAAGACCGCGCAACCGGACGTCGTGTGCCTTCAGGAGTTGAAGTGCACGGAGGAGGACTTCCCCATGGAGGCCGTGCGCGAGGCGGGCTACCACGCGGCGGTGAACGGGCAGAAGACCTACAACGGCGTCGCCATCCTCGCGAAGGAGGAGCCGCGCGACGTGGTGAAGGGGTTGTCGGACGGCGTGGACGACACGCACGCGCGCCTCATCGCCGCGACGGTGGGCGGCATCCGCGTGGTGAGCGCGTACGCGCCCAACGGGCAGTCGGTGGACTCGCCCCAGTACGAGTACAAGCTGGAGTGGTACGGCCGGCTGCGTCGCTACCTGGACACGCGGCACAAGCCGGACGAGCCGCTGGTGCTCGGGGGCGACTGGAACGTGGCGCCCGAGGACATCGACACGTACGACCCGAAGGAGTGGGAGGGGCAGACGCTCTTCACGCTCAAGGAGCGCGACGCGCTCCAGCGGCTGTGCGCCTTCGGCCTGACGGACGCCTACCGCAAGCTGTACCCGGACACGCAGCGCTTCTCGTGGTGGGACTACCGGATGCTCGCGTTCCCCAAGAACAAGGGCCTGCGCATCGACCACCTCTACGTCACGGCGCCGCTGGCGTCCCGTCTGGCGGGCGCGGACACGGACCGGGAGGCGCGCAAGGGCAAGCAGCCCTCGGACCACGCGCCGGTGTGGCTCGAGCTTCGCGACTGA
- a CDS encoding alpha/beta hydrolase, with protein MKTAMRWLCLAGMLVAGMAMARPEEPPAEPVPAHHVFTLKSSKLKETRRISVYTPPGYAETKGERYPVLYMPDGGLKEDFPHVATTVDTAIRAGEMRPLIVIGIENTERRRDMTGPTTVEEDRKIAPRVGGSAAFRVFIRDELMPYVRRHYRGTGETAILGESLAGLFIVETFFLEPELFDTYLALSPSLWWNGGELVAKAGARLAARKTLSRALYLSSADEDNIVPEVARLGELLRAGAPAGLKWEVEPRPDLRHDNIYRASAPALLRKWFPPVKGEGKAKAGP; from the coding sequence ATGAAGACGGCGATGCGGTGGCTGTGTCTTGCGGGGATGCTCGTGGCGGGAATGGCGATGGCGCGACCGGAGGAGCCACCCGCGGAGCCGGTGCCCGCGCACCACGTCTTCACGCTGAAGTCCTCCAAGCTGAAGGAGACGCGGCGCATCAGCGTCTACACGCCGCCCGGGTACGCGGAGACGAAGGGCGAGCGCTATCCGGTGCTCTACATGCCGGATGGCGGGTTGAAGGAGGACTTCCCGCACGTGGCCACGACGGTGGACACGGCGATTCGCGCGGGCGAGATGCGTCCGCTCATCGTGATTGGCATCGAGAACACGGAGCGGCGCCGCGACATGACGGGGCCGACCACGGTGGAGGAGGACCGGAAGATCGCCCCTCGCGTGGGGGGCTCGGCCGCGTTCCGGGTCTTCATCCGCGACGAGCTGATGCCGTACGTGCGCCGCCACTATCGGGGGACAGGCGAGACGGCCATCCTGGGCGAATCGCTCGCGGGGCTGTTCATCGTCGAGACGTTCTTCCTCGAGCCGGAGCTGTTCGACACGTACCTGGCCCTGAGCCCGAGCCTCTGGTGGAACGGGGGCGAGCTGGTGGCGAAGGCGGGGGCGCGCCTCGCCGCGCGGAAGACACTGTCCCGTGCGCTCTACCTGTCCTCCGCCGACGAGGACAACATCGTCCCCGAGGTCGCGCGGCTGGGGGAACTCCTGCGCGCGGGCGCGCCAGCGGGGCTGAAGTGGGAGGTCGAGCCTCGGCCCGACCTGCGTCACGACAACATCTACCGCGCGTCGGCTCCGGCGTTGCTGCGCAAGTGGTTTCCTCCCGTGAAGGGAGAAGGCAAGGCGAAGGCCGGGCCGTAG
- a CDS encoding threonine synthase produces MPAIRLDCTKCDRTHAPGAVLNLCQSCNAPLFARYDLEQARKTLRRDSLPGRERSMWRYHEVLPVEDPALRLSLGEGFTPLLPAPRLGERLGSRRVWVKDESGNPTGSFKARGLSAAVSMAKVLGARAVCLPSAGNAGSALAAYAARGGLEAHVFLPRDIATLFVMETRAYGAKVERVEGLITDAGRVCAGLAREHGWYECATLKEPYRVEGKKTMGYELAEQLDWTLPDVILYPTGGGTGLIGMWKAFEEMEAMGLIGSKRPRMVAVQAEGCAPIVKAHEEGRPDAPPWPNATTHAHGLRVPKALGDFLILRAVKQSGGVAVAVSEEEIVQGTKDLCATEGLFAAPEGGACVAALRKLLASGQVTPEESVVVFNTGTGFKYVENMAPLW; encoded by the coding sequence ATGCCCGCCATCCGACTCGATTGCACGAAGTGCGACCGGACCCATGCCCCGGGCGCGGTGTTGAACCTCTGCCAGTCCTGCAACGCGCCGCTCTTCGCGCGCTACGACCTGGAGCAGGCGCGCAAGACGCTCCGGCGGGACTCGCTCCCAGGGCGTGAGCGCTCCATGTGGCGCTACCACGAAGTGCTCCCCGTGGAGGACCCCGCGCTGCGGCTCAGCCTGGGCGAGGGCTTCACGCCCCTGCTGCCGGCGCCGAGACTCGGCGAACGGTTGGGCTCGAGACGCGTCTGGGTGAAGGACGAGAGCGGCAACCCGACCGGCTCCTTCAAGGCACGCGGCCTGTCGGCGGCGGTGTCGATGGCGAAGGTGCTGGGCGCGCGGGCGGTATGTCTGCCCTCCGCCGGGAACGCGGGCAGCGCCCTGGCGGCCTACGCCGCGCGCGGCGGACTGGAGGCGCACGTCTTCCTTCCCAGGGACATCGCGACCCTGTTCGTCATGGAGACGCGGGCCTACGGCGCGAAGGTGGAGAGGGTCGAGGGCCTCATCACCGACGCGGGGCGGGTGTGCGCCGGGCTCGCGCGCGAGCACGGCTGGTACGAGTGCGCCACGCTGAAGGAGCCGTACCGGGTCGAAGGCAAGAAGACGATGGGCTACGAGCTGGCGGAGCAGCTCGACTGGACGTTGCCGGACGTCATCCTGTACCCGACGGGAGGCGGCACGGGCCTCATCGGCATGTGGAAGGCCTTCGAGGAGATGGAGGCCATGGGCCTCATCGGCTCGAAGCGCCCGCGCATGGTGGCGGTGCAGGCGGAAGGGTGCGCTCCCATCGTGAAGGCACACGAGGAGGGCCGCCCGGACGCTCCGCCCTGGCCGAACGCGACGACGCATGCGCACGGCCTGCGCGTGCCCAAGGCGCTGGGGGACTTCCTCATCCTCCGCGCGGTCAAGCAGAGCGGCGGAGTGGCGGTGGCCGTCTCGGAGGAGGAGATCGTCCAGGGCACGAAGGACCTCTGTGCCACCGAGGGCCTCTTCGCGGCGCCCGAAGGAGGCGCCTGCGTGGCCGCGCTGCGCAAGCTCCTGGCCTCGGGCCAGGTGACCCCCGAGGAGTCCGTGGTGGTCTTCAACACGGGGACGGGCTTCAAGTACGTGGAGAACATGGCGCCCCTCTGGTGA